agtatgccaaattttgagttaattcgacgttttgaagggggtcaaatcatgttcaaagtttcCTTTAGATATATACGTGCTGACATACGCACGaacctaataaaagcgtgtaaaaaaatgGAAACAATATGCAGTAATACGataaaagtatataagtatatccTTTCCGTATTAAAAGAGATGCAATTATTGCACTTACAGTGTATACTACAGTTGCGTGTCGGAGTTGACACGCACGATTTTTCTTTGATACTACGGGGGttctacccttcgaaccgaaaaggatgattatttatctttttcttGCCAATGTAGATGGATGAGCATACggtccgcctgatggtgagtaatcAATGTGGTAGCAATACCAGAGGTACAGCTAAGCTGTCTAACACTGAGCACTCGCCGTGCACTTTGTTTGAAGAAGTACTTATCATAGTTCTCAAGAAATACCTAATTAATAagcattataatttaaaaaaaaaactttcctctAGTCAACTCCAAGGCCAggtggtatgtggcaaaaagaTATATGGAAACGAATTATGATTGAACACAGCGGTAGCATGAACCGACTTTGCTCCAGTGACGGACAATGTCCATCGCATTTAGGCAAATAAAACGAAATCACAAGGctatctcaaacaattcttcaAAGCACCCCCcaatttgcggtaggcagcggcttggttatgcccctggcattgctgaagtccatgggcaacggtaaccactcaccatcaggtgggccgtattctcgtctgcctacaagggcaataaaaaaaaaaaaaaaacatactttcgTGGATGTGACAGTAGTGGCTAAAGGAATATCATCCATACGGGTGCTTTAATTTAGTAAAGAAATTAGCGATTTTATTAGGATGCAAGAATAATAGGTGGACTAAATGCTCAGTCAGAACAGATTTTCTAACAGCAGCCAGAGTGCCTCCGCAAGATACCTATCAGCTCGAGCACTagtgcttcgcgaatgcatatACTATATCTGCTCAACCTTATCACCGATGAGTGTTGGTATCAATAACTCGAAATTGTCATTAACGCCGTTCTAGTTTTGCCTGTCTTCTTCTGTTATACGCTAACCAACGTAATAGTGGCCTTTCTATTCCTAATACGACAATGAGTGAATCTGTTATGTTGACAGCAATTCGCCAGATGGTACCCACTCATATTTATTCTAGTTTGTACCCATATTTGGCATCATCTGTTAGAACAAGAGCCCTACtagttttaattcaaaattcatttcaattgaaacagattaaaaattaaatcccttagttaaaataatacattacttATCCTGCTATTATGTTTTAGCTCAATGATCCAAATCGCATCCACGGCTCcggaatagattttttttattgcttagatgggtgggtgagctcacagcccacctggtgttaagtggttactggagtccatagacatctacgacgtaaatgtgccacccactttgagataatataagttctaaggtctaaagtatagttacatagttACTATACAATATAGTTTCTTCACTCCTCTTGAACTTACGAACTCTCTAGTCAGTAGAAACTCGGTATattactaattttttatttaaaagtacttATTTTAATAGGTACcattaataaaacatatattattttagtacataatttatttaatataaatcagGCGTTTACGAAAATTGTCAAATTGTCGAGTTTTCCGCACTAGTTATCGCAGTATGACATCAGAACGTCTATTGTGCAGGGTCTGTAGCAGCACTCATCGACAATACCGCGTTTCCCACGAGACGAGGAGAAGGGGGGCAGCCACGGCCAGCCGTAGCCCGCGTACTGGGATCCGCTTCGTTTCTGCATGTCCGACCAACACAGGCTGGACATTGTACGCGCCAAAAAGTCTCCACAATAAAATTGGCTGGCTGTTTGTGCTCCTCCTAACACGAGCATGGCAGAAACGACAACAAGGAGCATGACCAGTTTCATGATGATTCCTTACGTGCTACTCGTTGTGATGGCAGGATGTGAATATTGCGAGCGTGCGAAAGTCTCTCATTTTATATGGAAGCTTGGTTAATTAGTAAACAGTCAAGTATGTGAGCACGTAATCGATGTGACGTTACGTAGGCTTAGCCAGTGATCGGCTGAGAAGTTCAGGAAATTAAGTTGACGGGATCAATATATTCAAACGTTTCATAGTTTTCAAGTCACAATTACATATATGCGTGACCTGATTTATTTTTCtccttattattttatacacattGAACTTTACTATGATTAAAATGAATGCCAAATTAATTTACGAATTCatttcatatattatataattactagcgacccgccctcgcttcgcttcggaaacattaaaacacacatgaaaccaaaaatcaaaaataaaaaaaataataaaaaaagtagcctatgttcatcagggacaatgttggcttctaatggaaaaagaatttttcaaatcggtccagtagtttcggagcctattcgaaacaaacaaacaaacaaatctttcctctttataatattagtatagataattataaatttcatgttttcaattaatattacgtttttttttagtttttagccTTAGTtggtttttaattaatgaaataattccCCTTAGACCTTAGTTGGCGGATCACTTTACAGCCTTTTAATGTAAGCCTttttgctcgtctacctatctgagcaataaagaaaatccgaagaaatatttcacaaaatttaGTAAGCGGCCACTGCCACAAACACTGGAATATCCTCACAGCACAAGGGTATCGGTTAAAGAAAGGGTTACCTGTTTACCAAGTTAATCATATtgtgttatatattattatatgatatatattatttttcggATGTACAGTCTGTCTGTACTAATaacatactaataataataacatatgtATGCGTTATCTTTAGTGGAACATTCCAGAGGAAGTGATTCCACAGATACGACGAGAGAACTTACCATTGTCGTCATCCCAGCCTCGACTTGGTCGTTCCATTACatatattgaagtcgtcgtggcctaaaggataagacgtccggtgcattcggatctagcgatgcaccgatgttcgaatcccgcaggcgggtaccaatttttctaatgaaatacgtacttaacaattgttcacgattgacttccacggtgaaggaataacatcgtgtaataaaaatcaaacccgcaaatttataatttgggtaattactggtggtaggacctcttgtgagtccgcacgggtaggtaccaccgccccgcctatttctgccgtgaagcagtaatgcgtttcggtttgaagggtggggcagccgttgtaactataccttagaacttatatctcaaggtgggtggcgcatttacgttgtagatgtctatgggctccagtaaccacttaatatcaggtgggctgtgagctcgtccacccatctaagcaataaaatatatatataacttgGCTGTAGGGTGTGTAGGTAGAACATATAGCTGCGATTGGTGTAGGTGTGATTAATTGAATAGTAATTAAGGGGTTTTCAGTATAAAAGAACCAGTCCGTCTTGCTTACATCACATTCGAATCCAATACGTTGGACTGATAAGGACTTTCTCGTAAAACGATTACAAAGCACCATGATGAAGACTGCAGTAATGTTCATATTAGTAGTCGTGATCAGTTTGACGTATTCAAGCGAGGAGCAGGAGGTAGCGCGCACGTACTGCGGCCGACACTTGGCGAATATACTCGCTTACGTGTGCTTCGGAGTGGAGAAACGCGGCGGTGCGCAGTACGCGCCTTACTGGCAGGAGACATACTTGCGATCTCGCAAGGGACCCGGCGTAGTGGACGAATGTTGTTTCCGCCCTTGCAAACTAGAGGTTCTCAAATCGTACTGCGGTGTGTAATGTATTACTTTAACAAAAGTTATCTACTGACTGTTTTTAAGATCAACGTCTTAAGAtaagatatatttatgtaataaattgcCAGTAAGAAGTATTTCTgagttgttttattaaattaaaagttatcgTCTGAGCGTCTTTTGTCAACTTAGCTGTCAAATCTTTTGTCAAGCGGATAATTTAGTTTGAAGTTGCAAGGGAAACATAAAATTGGCAAAAATGTTTGACCATTGGCTAACTTCATCAGTTAATTGGTTTTAATTCAATGCTTCTTAACGGGACGTAGCCCTAGTTTATGGTCAGACGTTACTACCTCGCCGTAGGATCGTAACATAGCATAACAATTTCCCTCGGGTTTTGCcacataattaaaaccacttttcaCACTGCAGCTCTGTTAGATAGGTTACAGTAAGTTTTAAAGAGCGGGCACTGTTAATATTGGTAATATATGACGTGTTTCAAAGGACAATCGAGTATTTCTATATAAATATGTCGTAACTTATTGAGATAGgccttaaaaaaatgtatcgtGTTTGTTAGATCTAGTTTGCACATAGatgaagtatttattatttgtaccaTATCAGGCCCAGTGTTATTGACTTGGTATAGCCACTGACAATTTTGCGGGGGAATGCTAACACGAGGCGTATGACCACAACGGGTCATTTCATGTGTTAATGTCGATAGGTTGAAGGTAGGTaggtagaatttaaaaaaattgacaaagtaATTTAATGTGGCACTATGCTACTTTTCGCTTGAAATTTGATCAAAttactaataatttataatattccaattatagattaatattgtttgataTCGTCTCTTGCATATATTTCTCTCTTTTGAGTGCGCATTAATTGTTTAACAAGCAAActttgtaaaatagtttttatttttttatttatttatttatttttattgcctttgtaggcagacgggcatacggcccacctgatggtgagtggttaccgtcgcccatggacttcagcaatgccaggggcagagccaagccgctgcctaccgcttaatactctccataagcctcgtttgaagaaggacatgtcatagcgctcgggaaacaccgtggaggggagctcattccatagccggatggtacgtggcaaaaaagatctctggaaacgcactgtggatgaccacagtggctccaggtagtatggatgaactctactccggtggcgggcggtgcgatggtaaaaacgagatgctggtatcatctcgaacaattcaattttattttgattgaatGTGATTCTAAGATAAGATCTAATTACTACAGCgtttttgcattattttgtaATCTATAATTCATATATCTAACGCAAGCCACGCTAACatacctaatatataaattctGTTCAGATTAAGTGTTTCTCTGTTCAGAGAGTCTGGTGGTATCTACGAATAAAGGTGGTATTCTCATAAGGCACTTGGCTCCGGCCTCAAAGACCATGCATtgactttttttaatgttatacaCTAGGTTAACATACCTCTCACGTATATGTATGTAGGAGCCTCGCCAGCTCACAGGGAGACGCACTCAGCATCACCATGTCGTCACCGTTTCATAACTGatattattgatattgataCCTTCAACATGACAGCCGACATGTGTGCTGCTCAGCTCGTCAATCAGAGCATTGACGTACAGATTAAAAAGCTTACGGGAAGTCAGTCCCCCCTGCTTCACTCTGCACTCCAACCTGTACGGTTCGGACAGCGTTTCTGCCCAACTCACAACGCTGACCTGGTTGCtgtactaaaattaaaaaatgctatttactTCTGGTGGAACTTTGATATCCTCCAGTTTTTGCCATAATGTATCGTAGCAGATCAAAAGCTATCGATAGGTCAAGGATGCGATGAGTCTTTCTATCAGTGTAGTACACAGTCCGTTTTGGGCACAAAATTGTACTTTATGTGGAAAGACCTGGTCTAAAACAAAACTGGTTGTGATGGAGCAGTAGAAATTTATCCAGCTCAGAATATTTCATGCCCAATCAGGCCAATGTTTAATGTATTTGTGACCTtccaaaagtttttaaaatatttatttgagttATGTGATCCAACTTCAGCAACTGAATCGATCCAACTTCACCTGTTCCTCGTTATTTTGGCACCTTCTTAGGCGCGCTTTAAATATCGATCTACTTTTACACATATCTTCATGTATAGGACCGAATTTAGGCTTGTTATAATTTAACCAAATTAGAAACTTGAGTCTAGGGGGTAGTTGACTTGAGTTAGGGGTACAAAAGcacgagccgggggccggaggagggcgtttgtccagctccggcccctatgaggaggcagtctcctcccggttatggtcaaggggcgacctaagggggttgaagTTGCGCCGCACGCTatcgtcactctagcgcgctggcaccaggaggacgggacggtgCGTCGGCAAcggcggactgcgatgcggtctgcattttcgtcgtcgctgtcgtcgccgaacatactgtggaagagcaacccggtcggcggtgtatcgcgttccgacccggcaggctggttctggcccagcggggtagtTATTACATAAGTGGCCACAACAGTCATGCAATTCCTGAAGAAAATTTATATCCCTTAGACGTCCATGATAGTATtgtgtgtataattttatttcattataatttctTAGACTCAATTTTTAATATGTCAATTGAGTAACTCTTGTGGTTGCCAACGTTTTCCTACAAATAGTAACGTAATGAATTACGGATCCTTATCTAGGCATATAACATGTCTGATATGTTTGACACCTTTAATAAACTACTTTCTAgtaattttcaataataagTGGCTTTTTTTTGTGTCTTTGCAATTGAAAAGAAAAGTGTAAAGGTCATAAATGTGATGGATATTTAATAATGACATATGACCATAAAAAGTTACTTGAACTTTTGGTGTGAGACACGTCTCAACATCACTCATCACATGGGGCTCTAACATCCAGTTAATATCAGGCGGTTGGTAAGCTTCTGTGATTTTCGCGCTAATGAAGAAAAACGATAGTCTGAGGCTCGGAAGCTTGCTTG
The sequence above is drawn from the Bombyx mori chromosome 11, ASM3026992v2 genome and encodes:
- the Bbx-c1 gene encoding bombyxin C-1 precursor, which translates into the protein MKLVMLLVVVSAMLVLGGAQTASQFYCGDFLARTMSSLCWSDMQKRSGSQYAGYGWPWLPPFSSSRGKRGIVDECCYRPCTIDVLMSYCDN
- the Bbx-b5 gene encoding bombyxin B-5 precursor, with translation MMKTAVMFILVVVISLTYSSEEQEVARTYCGRHLANILAYVCFGVEKRGGAQYAPYWQETYLRSRKGPGVVDECCFRPCKLEVLKSYCGV